Proteins encoded by one window of Cyanobium sp. NS01:
- a CDS encoding potassium/proton antiporter, which produces MRDPQTDRQGMGSVWINLAVLLAGVLLLLGIASSKFSARLGMPVLVLFLAVGMLAGSEGIGRIPFENYDLANSIGSVALALILFDGGLRTSLASVRRVWRPALALSTLGVLLTSVLTGVAAAWVLKLPILQGLLLGSIVGSTDAAAVFSVLRSSGLKLPDRLISTLEVESGSNDPMAIFLTLGLIGVITGRTDSAQELALLFLAQFGVGSLAGVGVGRLATWAINRINLDYPGLYPLLALAFGLVAFGLAAVLGGSGFLAVYVAGIVLGSSSLVFRRGIFSFHDATAWLGQIVLFVMLGLLSFPSRLLAVAWDGLLIALVLILVARPIAVCVAAWPFRFRRRELTFLSWVGLKGAVPITLATFPLMAGVPQSQLIFNAVFFVVLLSAITQGWSLPLVARWLHIGRPADPTPALSVEINALRKVDGEIVDYTVKAKAQVAGQRLRDLALPDGVLVTLILRGREVVMPRGSTALEPGDHVFVAMRTKLQPLIDRLFDPDPEAPGLPVEQLLMFNAATTLAQLHRFFGLPLPLEISPRTAAQKLGQLLAEAPPPGRLRLGPLGIQAGVDSDHVAVRWLADGGAIAAQPGAVAGELAPRNPP; this is translated from the coding sequence TTGCGCGATCCTCAGACGGATCGGCAGGGCATGGGGAGTGTGTGGATCAATCTGGCCGTGCTGTTGGCCGGCGTGTTGCTGCTGCTGGGCATTGCCTCCAGCAAGTTCTCTGCCCGGCTGGGGATGCCGGTGCTGGTGCTCTTCCTCGCGGTGGGGATGCTGGCCGGATCAGAAGGGATCGGCCGCATCCCCTTCGAGAACTACGACCTGGCCAACAGCATCGGCAGCGTCGCCCTCGCCCTGATCCTGTTCGACGGCGGCCTGCGCACGTCCCTGGCCTCAGTGCGACGGGTATGGCGGCCGGCCCTGGCGCTCTCCACCCTCGGGGTGCTGCTCACCTCAGTGCTCACGGGTGTTGCGGCGGCCTGGGTGCTGAAGCTCCCCATCCTGCAGGGGCTACTGCTGGGCAGCATCGTCGGCTCCACCGATGCCGCCGCCGTGTTCTCGGTGCTGCGCAGCAGCGGCCTGAAGCTGCCTGACCGGCTCATCTCCACCCTTGAGGTGGAGAGCGGCTCCAATGACCCGATGGCGATCTTCCTCACACTGGGCCTGATCGGGGTGATCACCGGCCGCACCGACTCTGCCCAGGAACTGGCCCTTCTGTTTCTCGCCCAGTTCGGCGTGGGAAGCCTCGCTGGAGTTGGCGTGGGCCGCCTGGCCACCTGGGCGATCAATCGCATCAACCTCGACTACCCAGGCCTCTATCCCCTCCTGGCTCTCGCCTTCGGCCTGGTGGCTTTCGGGCTGGCGGCCGTGCTGGGGGGCAGCGGCTTCCTGGCGGTTTACGTCGCCGGAATCGTGCTCGGCAGCAGCTCGCTGGTGTTTCGGCGGGGAATCTTCTCCTTCCACGACGCCACTGCCTGGCTGGGACAGATCGTGTTGTTCGTGATGCTGGGGCTGCTCAGCTTTCCCAGCCGGCTGCTGGCGGTGGCCTGGGACGGTCTGTTGATTGCCCTGGTGCTGATCCTGGTGGCACGGCCGATCGCGGTCTGTGTGGCGGCCTGGCCGTTCCGCTTCCGGCGGCGGGAACTCACCTTCCTCTCCTGGGTGGGCCTCAAGGGGGCCGTGCCGATCACCCTGGCCACTTTCCCCTTGATGGCCGGTGTTCCCCAGAGCCAGCTGATCTTCAACGCGGTGTTCTTCGTGGTGCTGCTCTCGGCGATCACCCAGGGCTGGTCGCTGCCGCTGGTGGCGCGATGGCTGCACATCGGCCGGCCCGCTGATCCCACGCCGGCCCTGTCGGTGGAGATCAACGCCCTGCGCAAGGTCGATGGTGAGATCGTCGACTACACCGTCAAAGCCAAGGCACAGGTGGCCGGCCAGCGCCTGCGCGACCTGGCCCTGCCCGATGGCGTGCTCGTCACCCTGATCCTGCGGGGCCGGGAGGTGGTCATGCCCCGCGGCAGCACGGCCTTGGAACCCGGCGACCATGTCTTCGTGGCCATGCGCACCAAGCTGCAGCCCTTGATTGATCGCCTGTTCGATCCCGACCCGGAAGCACCCGGGTTGCCTGTAGAACAGCTACTGATGTTCAATGCGGCGACAACACTCGCGCAGCTGCATCGCTTTTTCGGCTTGCCTCTGCCGCTAGAGATCAGTCCTCGTACTGCGGCACAGAAGCTTGGCCAGCTCCTCGCCGAGGCTCCGCCGCCAGGGAGGCTACGCCTTGGGCCCCTGGGCATTCAGGCGGGAGTGGATTCAGACCATGTGGCGGTGCGCTGGCTTGCCGATGGCGGTGCAATCGCTGCTCAGCCTGGTGCTGTTGCAGGTGAGCTGGCTCCTCGCAACCCCCCTTGA
- a CDS encoding type II toxin-antitoxin system HipA family toxin: MTVTLGVGLHGKIIGYLSQTTKGQIAFRFTESYLSMTDRPVLSQAFEDDLSRSYYGKNRSLPSFFANLVPEHGALRNLIEDSLGVSPGDDLALLGAVGRDLPGAVEIVSVDGDDLPVQEDLEVSAYETDHDNILNSDPGLRFSLAGVQMKFSVLREPDRITLPASNQDGEWIVKLGSARFPFTVENEYAMMQWAMSAGFDVPECYLQDASTVSISLKKHTDFGNHVFVIRRYDRHEGLRIHQEDFAQVANLRPQLKYDHIKYEQCGGLVKQLLGCEAYYEFIRRLTFVIASGNADAHLKNWSFLYLNKQQPSLAPMYDQVCTIAWPELSSELALKLAGTKNWFALELERFELLAKRAGADPIKTTQTVQETLIQLVDAWNSSQASTLLPLPHLKRLQDFWGRVPLLRPHAIQMNWPI; encoded by the coding sequence GTGACAGTCACTTTGGGAGTCGGTCTTCATGGAAAGATAATTGGATATTTGAGCCAGACTACAAAAGGGCAGATCGCTTTTCGCTTCACTGAGTCCTATTTGTCAATGACTGATCGTCCTGTACTAAGCCAGGCTTTTGAGGATGATCTCTCCCGATCTTACTATGGAAAGAATCGTTCGCTTCCTTCCTTTTTTGCGAATTTAGTTCCGGAGCATGGTGCACTACGGAATCTTATCGAAGATAGCCTAGGAGTTAGTCCGGGTGACGATCTGGCTCTATTAGGGGCTGTTGGGCGTGACTTGCCTGGCGCAGTGGAGATCGTTAGTGTAGATGGAGATGATTTACCAGTTCAAGAAGACTTAGAAGTCTCTGCATATGAAACAGATCATGATAATATACTAAATAGTGACCCTGGTCTTCGATTTTCATTAGCTGGTGTCCAAATGAAATTCTCTGTTCTGCGCGAACCAGACAGGATAACTCTGCCTGCAAGCAATCAAGATGGTGAATGGATTGTCAAGCTAGGCTCAGCCCGCTTTCCGTTTACCGTCGAGAATGAATATGCCATGATGCAGTGGGCGATGTCTGCTGGGTTTGACGTGCCTGAATGTTACTTACAAGATGCCAGTACGGTTAGCATTTCGCTGAAAAAACATACTGACTTTGGAAATCATGTTTTTGTAATCCGACGGTACGACAGGCATGAAGGACTGCGCATTCATCAAGAGGACTTTGCCCAGGTTGCTAACTTGCGTCCACAACTTAAATATGACCACATAAAGTATGAACAGTGTGGCGGATTAGTCAAGCAACTTCTTGGTTGTGAAGCATACTATGAATTCATTCGCCGCCTAACATTTGTCATTGCCTCTGGAAATGCAGACGCTCATCTAAAGAACTGGTCTTTTCTCTATTTGAATAAGCAGCAACCAAGCCTTGCACCCATGTACGATCAGGTCTGCACAATTGCATGGCCAGAGCTAAGCTCTGAGCTTGCTCTTAAGCTGGCAGGTACAAAAAACTGGTTCGCTTTAGAATTAGAAAGATTCGAGTTACTTGCTAAGCGTGCTGGTGCTGATCCAATTAAGACGACTCAAACGGTTCAAGAGACGTTAATTCAATTAGTAGATGCGTGGAATAGCTCACAAGCCTCGACCTTGCTTCCCCTGCCTCATTTAAAACGTCTTCAGGATTTCTGGGGGCGAGTGCCGCTGTTGCGCCCGCATGCGATTCAAATGAACTGGCCTATATAA
- a CDS encoding DUF362 domain-containing protein, with protein MLQPPGLEGNSVFLKPNSNTADPAPAATDPILLEALVLDELERDEWRHVAAEGTHWPRGYAFARPALDAGAVVNTCCLKTHRFGGQFTLSLKNTVGLVAKTVPVDSHNYMADLHSSPHQRRMIAEVNQACTPALVLLDAVEAFVDGGPDRGTIARPNVILAGTDRVAVDVVGIALLRLMGTTAALSRGSIWDLEQIQRAVELNLGVDSAERIDIVTADMPGQTMADQLRRLLDKAPQA; from the coding sequence TTGCTGCAGCCCCCAGGGCTGGAGGGCAACAGCGTGTTCCTCAAGCCGAATTCCAACACGGCGGATCCAGCGCCGGCTGCCACCGATCCGATCCTTCTGGAGGCCCTGGTGCTTGATGAACTGGAACGCGACGAATGGAGGCATGTTGCCGCTGAGGGCACCCACTGGCCCCGGGGGTACGCTTTTGCCCGCCCGGCTCTCGACGCCGGCGCCGTGGTGAACACCTGCTGCCTGAAGACCCATCGCTTCGGAGGGCAGTTCACCCTGTCCCTGAAGAACACGGTGGGACTGGTGGCTAAAACCGTGCCCGTAGATTCCCACAACTACATGGCCGACCTCCACTCCTCTCCCCATCAGCGGCGCATGATCGCTGAGGTGAACCAGGCCTGCACGCCAGCTCTGGTGCTTCTCGATGCGGTGGAAGCCTTCGTGGACGGTGGCCCTGACCGGGGCACAATCGCCAGGCCCAACGTGATTCTTGCCGGCACGGATCGGGTGGCGGTGGATGTGGTGGGGATCGCACTTCTGCGCCTGATGGGTACCACAGCCGCGCTGTCTCGTGGCTCGATCTGGGATCTGGAGCAGATTCAACGCGCTGTGGAGCTGAATCTGGGCGTCGACTCGGCGGAGCGGATCGACATCGTGACGGCCGATATGCCGGGCCAGACCATGGCTGATCAGCTTCGCCGGCTTCTTGACAAAGCCCCGCAAGCCTGA
- a CDS encoding STAS/SEC14 domain-containing protein: MSGLPEGTLGFSFQGKISADDYDHVLTPALDTALAQHDRLKLLAQLGPSFEGYDLGAAWADGREALRHWDGFERLALVSDLAWVRTAVAAFSLVMPCPVRVFANASVEEARRWLSESLGTMHLERHGDVIQVQLIGTLESFVYDRVEANIDAELQGLDGVRLLLDLRQFDGWAGLGALGRHLALIRDHRRAVRRVVVVGNQAWQALAEKLVKQFVNAETRFFEGADYALAETWIRQ; this comes from the coding sequence ATGAGCGGGCTGCCTGAAGGCACCCTCGGTTTTTCCTTCCAGGGGAAGATCAGCGCGGACGATTATGACCACGTGCTCACCCCAGCTCTGGATACCGCCCTGGCGCAGCACGATCGCCTCAAGCTGCTCGCCCAGCTTGGTCCCAGCTTTGAGGGTTACGACCTGGGCGCCGCCTGGGCGGACGGCCGGGAGGCCTTACGGCACTGGGATGGCTTTGAGCGGCTGGCTTTGGTGTCCGACTTGGCCTGGGTGCGCACAGCCGTGGCGGCCTTCAGCCTGGTGATGCCCTGCCCCGTGCGTGTCTTCGCCAACGCGTCCGTTGAGGAGGCCCGCCGTTGGTTATCGGAATCGCTGGGCACGATGCATCTGGAGCGTCACGGCGATGTGATCCAGGTGCAGCTCATCGGCACGCTGGAGAGTTTTGTCTATGACCGGGTCGAAGCCAACATCGATGCTGAACTTCAGGGGCTCGATGGGGTGCGACTGCTGTTGGATCTGCGCCAATTCGATGGCTGGGCCGGCCTCGGTGCCCTGGGGCGTCACCTGGCTCTGATCCGGGACCATCGACGGGCCGTCCGGCGGGTGGTGGTGGTGGGCAACCAGGCCTGGCAGGCCCTGGCGGAAAAGCTGGTCAAGCAATTCGTGAACGCTGAGACGCGTTTCTTCGAGGGTGCTGACTATGCCCTGGCTGAAACATGGATACGGCAATGA